From the Theobroma cacao cultivar B97-61/B2 chromosome 2, Criollo_cocoa_genome_V2, whole genome shotgun sequence genome, one window contains:
- the LOC18609838 gene encoding 21 kDa protein: protein MKPLLSHLFLTFLFFILHPIVTVSSPDNDSSTTATNAIDFIRTSCSATLYPDLCYTSLSGYANAIQQDPARLARTAIGVSLSKTRHMAVYVSNLSREADYGADPRASAALHDCFSNMGDAVDEIRGSLKQMRQLVAPGSESFRFQMGNVQTWMSAALTDEDTCTDGFEDVAEGPMKTDVCQRTGKVKKFTSNALALVNSYAEKGTN from the coding sequence ATGAAACCCCTCCTTTCCCACCTCTTCCTAACCttcctctttttcattctccaccCAATCGTAACCGTCAGTTCCCCCGACAACGACTCCAGCACCACCGCAACCAACGCCATCGATTTCATCCGTACGAGCTGCTCCGCAACATTATACCCCGACCTCTGCTACACTTCCCTTTCTGGCTACGCCAACGCCATCCAACAAGACCCAGCTCGTCTAGCTCGTACCGCCATTGGTGTCAGCCTCTCCAAAACCCGTCACATGGCAGTTTATGTTTCCAACCTCTCCCGCGAGGCTGACTACGGCGCCGACCCAAGAGCCAGCGCCGCCTTACACGACTGCTTCTCCAACATGGGTGATGCCGTGGATGAAATCCGTGGCTCGTTGAAGCAAATGCGGCAGCTCGTGGCTCCGGGTTCGGAGTCTTTCAGGTTCCAAATGGGGAATGTCCAGACGTGGATGAGCGCGGCTTTGACGGACGAGGACACATGTACAGACGGGTTCGAGGATGTGGCGGAGGGACCAATGAAAACGGACGTCTGCCAGAGGACGGGGAAGGTGAAGAAGTTTACGAGCAATGCTTTGGCGTTGGTTAATAGTTATGCGGAAAAGGGTACAAATTAA